The following proteins come from a genomic window of Sesamum indicum cultivar Zhongzhi No. 13 linkage group LG10, S_indicum_v1.0, whole genome shotgun sequence:
- the LOC105171427 gene encoding CASP-like protein 1E2 (The sequence of the model RefSeq protein was modified relative to this genomic sequence to represent the inferred CDS: added 49 bases not found in genome assembly): MCIYTYLLIYIHAATSSPYHTKKSSSHFHISLSLSHTHTHTLEMESQYKVNSNGGIESGSTNTTTRVANKRNLRGWDLVLRFLALSLSLAAAVVLGVDKESTTVAMTLVPTLPAVNVPVTAKWHYLSAFVFFVVANAIACAHAAISLLLALANKGGNKGISLMIVLFDLVMVALLFSSFGAALAIGLMGYEGNSHVQWKKVCNVFDKFCNQAAAAFGLSGAATVAFFLLVVLATFNHHKKH, translated from the exons ATGTGCATCTATACatatctattaatatatatacatgctgCCACCTCCTCCCCATATCacacaaaaaaatcaagttcCCATTTtcacatctctctctctctctctcacacacacacacacacactagaGATGGAATCCCAATACAAAGTGAATAGCAATGGTG aaatttaagaggTTGGGACTTGGTTTTGAGGTTCTTGGCACTATCGCTCAGCCTGGCCGCCGCCGTGGTTCTCGGCGTCGATAAGGAGAGCACCACCGTAGCGATGACCTTGGTCCCCACCCTGCCCGCCGTCAATGTTCCCGTCACCGCTAAGTGGCATTACTTGTCTGCTTTTGT GTTCTTTGTGGTGGCAAACGCTATCGCATGCGCCCACGCCGCAATCTCATTGCTCCTTGCCTTAGCGAATAAGGGGGGAAACAAGGGAATCTCTTTGATGATTGTCCTCTTCGACCTAGTGATGGTGGCCCTACTCTTTTCGAGCTTCGGGGCCGCCCTTGCCATCGGTCTTATGGGCTACGAAGGGAACTCACACGTTCAGTGGAAAAAGGTGTGCAATGTGTTCGATAAGTTTTGCAATCAGGCGGCAGCCGCCTTCGGCCTCTCCGGTGCCGCCACGGTGGCGTTCTTCTTGTTGGTGGTGCTTGCCACCTTCAACCACCACAAGAAACACTAG